The Candidatus Angelobacter sp. DNA segment TTCAGACGCCGTTCGTCCGGTTCCTCATGCACGCGATAAATCGCCTTCTGGCGCTGGCTCATCAGCCGCGCGGCCACGGCTTCGTTGGCGAGCAACATGTATTCCTCGATCAACTGATGCGAGACGTCGTTCTCAATCTTCTCGATGCACAACACGCGGCCCCGGTCGTCCAGCCGGATTTTCGTTTCGGGAAAATCCAGCGCGAGCGATCCGTCCTTGAAGCGCCGCCGCCGGATCTTTTGCGCCAGTTCATGCGCGTCGTGCAGCATTCGTTCGATGCCACCCTGTGGCGGGCGCTGCAGGATCTCGAACACCTCCCGGTAGGTGAAACGCCGTTGCGAATGAATCACCGCCGCGTAAAACCTCGTGCTCAACACCCGGCCATCGTCCGACACCAGAAACTCGACGCACTTGGTCAGGCGATCCGCGTCCGGCTTCAGCGAGCACAGTTCGTTGCTCAACGCCTCCGGCAGCATCGGGATGACGCGGTCGACAAGGTAGGTCGAATTGCCGCGTTTGCGCGCTTCCACGTCAAGCGCGCTGCCGGGCTTCACGTAGTGCGACACGTCGGCGATGTGGACCCGGAGCCTCCATTGATCCTGCGAGGCGCGCTGCAGGCAAATCGCGTCATCGAAATCCTTGGCGTCGTCCGGATCAATCGTGACGACCTGGTGCCGGCGACAATCTTCGCGCCCGGCCAGCTCCTGCGGCGCGACAGTCGTCCCGATGGCGCGCGCCTCGGCGAGGACGTTTTTCGGAAAGTGCAACGGGAGCTGGTACTGGCGCAGGACGGACAGCATGTCCACGCCCTCCGCGTCCGGCGGGCCGAGGACCTCGACGACCTGTCCTTCGGGATTGGAGTTCCGCGTTTTCCATTCCTGTAACTCGACCACGACCTTGTCGCCGATGTTTGCGGGCCGGCCCACGTCGCGCGGTTCAGGCACATAAATATCGTGCCGCATGCGCGGGTCATCGGGAATCACGTAAAGAAACTGCCGTCCGCGTTGGAGCGTGCCGACGATCTGCGTCCGTTTCCGCTCCAGGATGCGAATCACTGAACCCGTCTCCTGCGCGGCGCCGCGCTCGGGTCGCAAGCCGCGCGGCCGGACCTCGCGGCGCACCAGCACGCGGTCTCCGTGCAGCGCGGTGGCCGTGGCGTTCTCGGGAATCATGATCTCCTTCAACCCCGCATCGTCGGGCTGCAAAAAGCCCTTGCCCTGACGATTGATCTGAATCCGGCCCGGAATGAGATCGGCCTCCCGCGATTGGATGTAGCGATTGCCTTTCGTGCGAGCGATCCGTCCCGCCTGTTCGAGTCCGCGCAGCACGCGCTGCAACTCCTGCTGGCGGTTCGGCGGCCATTGCAGTCGCCGCAACAGTTCCGGCACGTTGGATGGCGCGTAATCTTTCCGGCCCAACAATTTTAAAATCAGTTCTTCCATGAGTTGTATTTCGCCGATGGCGGATCACGAACTCTTCACGCCCACCATGACTGAACGTTCGGGCTTTTCCAACACCGAACCCGGTTTACTTTGCGGACCCGTTCACGCCACGCGCGTCAGGATACGCTTCTGACGGCGACGGACCGATGGAGGTAAAACCCGAATGCTTTCGCAGACCTTCGGGTCCAGTGATTTGTCGGTGGGCATCGGATTCCTGCGACGCCGATCCGACCACGCGCTGACAGGCAGCCATCAGATCCG contains these protein-coding regions:
- the rnr gene encoding ribonuclease R codes for the protein MEELILKLLGRKDYAPSNVPELLRRLQWPPNRQQELQRVLRGLEQAGRIARTKGNRYIQSREADLIPGRIQINRQGKGFLQPDDAGLKEIMIPENATATALHGDRVLVRREVRPRGLRPERGAAQETGSVIRILERKRTQIVGTLQRGRQFLYVIPDDPRMRHDIYVPEPRDVGRPANIGDKVVVELQEWKTRNSNPEGQVVEVLGPPDAEGVDMLSVLRQYQLPLHFPKNVLAEARAIGTTVAPQELAGREDCRRHQVVTIDPDDAKDFDDAICLQRASQDQWRLRVHIADVSHYVKPGSALDVEARKRGNSTYLVDRVIPMLPEALSNELCSLKPDADRLTKCVEFLVSDDGRVLSTRFYAAVIHSQRRFTYREVFEILQRPPQGGIERMLHDAHELAQKIRRRRFKDGSLALDFPETKIRLDDRGRVLCIEKIENDVSHQLIEEYMLLANEAVAARLMSQRQKAIYRVHEEPDERRLNEFREDVLSHQIPCGNLTRRPEVSKLLQKLDTIPIGAALKIGFLRSLMRARYAVEPLGHYGLAKARYTHFTSPIRRYADLVVHRALFEKSQGPAHSLEETAGHVSDTERNSADAERDSKDVKMYAFLKAQLRMAKPPVYPALVTDVRNFGFFVDVPGLAMSGLVHCSSLADDFYEFDEARGQLTGRRNRRVIRLGDQARVQIASVDSFKKQVDFRLAREERKERDDRHRPKERHSPRPQSRFQNQPQKYRSQPAQPQIPSSHSGAKFSRQRRRR